The region GTTAGAAAATGGGAATTACAATTATAAGATGCCAACTCAAATATTGTACTGTGTATAGTGCTTTATAACAATGCTATTATTATGTTCTAAGTGTGTGGAAcgagttaattaattaatattaatcacATCAACCTTCCAAAGttgaaaaagaataagaaaaagaaaaagaaactttACAAAAAGATAATATATATTAAAGATGTGGAAACTGGAAAACCCCATGAGCTTTCTGTGTTTTTTCTCACTTCTACTACTTAGCTCTTTTTGTTTcagaaaaaacaaaacaaaacaaaacaaaaaatagcaTCTTCAAAGAAGTTGTATATGTAGTTGAGAAATGTGCAATTTCATTATGAGTCCATGTGTTTTCACTTAGTTTCATGATagactttttattttaaaaattgcaATTTTTAGACCTAAaattttatcaaaatatttttGTTCTCAAATTTTATTTATAGGATTATTGACTTAAAAAAATGTGTAAATCTCTTATAGACATTAATATGCATtagttatatttgaaaatatatttggATCAAAATTTGATTCGGAAAATCATTTTTAACTATTTAACAAAagtacaaaatttaaaaaaatatttttttaaaacagatAATCTATCATGGAACTAGGCTAAAACAAATGAGAACTAAAATAATATACTCTCATtatttcttcttttcattctctCTATTTGTCTCTTCTTTCTTCATTTTGTTATATATTCATGTTTACTTTTCTTTTCATTCTATATTGTAATAATCTACTGCATATGTATGACTTTTTTGATACTTACACGTGTATTTTTTGATTTATCATAGTTATTTGTAACATTATCAAGGCCTCTCTAATTATTTTTGGATTTATCATACTTACACGTGtataggttcaaacatgttgatttctacgtgcataaaaaaaattagtcacgcgtgtaacaacatatttgaacttagttttcagtactgtaaactattcagaattttctgaaaatttacaagatgctctaaatagctacaatatacacggttataaaaaaatcgcaccgaaaactgtcCACGGATTAagaacactgagagtcccaccgatagagcttaaagtgaagccatTATAAGAGAATTCGCCAGTAATTTTATACTCAAtattaaaaaattgtaaaaaatatatatataagaaatatttttgacaaaatatttatttttcttggacTAGACAGAACGAGATCTCTTGTCTTTggtctttattatttattttttcatggCTTAATCATAAAATAAATGAATCTATAATAATATATCTAAGCGTGTGGAGTCAGCTAATTAATCACATCAATCTCCCCTGTTCactttgaaaaaataaaacactttacgaaaatttaatatattaaagatGTGAAAATTATCTGGAAAGTGGAACCCAAGCCTTAAATTTCTACGTTTTTTCTCTACTTTAGCTCTTCTTGTTCCAACACaccaacaaaaaaaacaaaatagcTAGAATGTCAAAGAAgttatataatttaaatatatttatatacgaGGGTAGCAGTTAACCATATTTATAAttcttaattaatattttaaaaagtaattttaatttttttcaaaattttggaaGTATTACATGATGATCTGAcagttatatatttattaattaaaaaataaaaaaattatttaatatttattctcTATTCTCCCTTCATTTCTTTAATacatttttgagaaaaaaataatCATTTGGAATTAATGTGACTATTATCTTTTCAACTAATATTTATTgtctaattaatctaaaaaattcaaaattattgattttttatttattttcatcattattatAATCATTTTTATCTTGTTTAATGATTTATGTTAACAATACAGACAATAACAATTAagaattccatatatatatatataggataattCTCCTacaggagcttcactttaagtcttacTAGTGGGATTCTTCGCTGTTCTTGACTTGTGAACAtttttcggcacgatttttttatggtcgtatatattgtagttgtttagagcatcctgcaaattttcagaaaattctaaatagtttatagtactgaaaactaggttcaaacatgttgttttccacacgcataaaaaaaattagtcacgcgtgcaacatgtttgaacttagttttcgttattgtaaactattcaaaattttctaaaaatcgagctgatgctctaaatagctataatatacacggtcataaaaaaaatcgcgccgaaaactgttcaaaggtcgAGAATACTGTGAGCCCCACCGGAAAGATTTAAATtgagaattatcatatatatatgagaattcttctataggggctttactttaagccttactggtaggactctcagtgttctcgacccgtgaacagtttttggcgcgattttttttatgactgtgtatattgtagttgtttagagcatccttcaaattttcaaaaaattccggatagtttacagtactgaaaactaggttcaaacatgttgatttccactcgcataaaaaaaatttagtcacaagaattttctaaaaatttgcaggatgctctaaatagctacaatacacacgttcataaaaaaatcgcgccaaaaattaTTCACGAAAGAACACTAAGAGTCCTACTAGcatccaatatatatatatatatatattaataggtGAAAATAACGTAACTTCGTgattcagcaaaaaaaaaaaaaagaataatatttGTTTATCGATCGCCGCGTGATTGAAAAATACAAGCAATAACTATATAATGTTTTTGTGAGAGTTGTTTTGGTCGTTGAAGAAAATTATTATAATAGCAAAGGCTTCATCTTCACCGTgtaaaaatacattaaaaaatgcAAAGCTATCTTATCTTTATCTTAATACAGCTCACCATGCAACAACCTAAGAATTGTCCATGTGATTTTATCTTCAAAACCGATTGATATCTCAATCCAAACGTACTTACACCTAAAATTTAGCCTCTTTTTTTCTTGAGATTTAACACCATGGCTGCAGAAATGGTGGGTGGAGCTCTTCTCTCTTCTGTGCTTCAAACACTGTTCGGAAAGTTAGCTTCACGAGAGGTTGTAGACTTCTTCAGGAGAAAGAAAGTCGATGATGGTTTACTCAAGAACCTGAAAACTACGTTTTTGTCAGTCAACATTCTGCTCAACGATGCTGAAGAGAAGCAAATCAGAAACCCGGGCGTGAGGAAGTGGCTCGATGAGCTCATAGAAGCAACTTATGATGTTGAGGACTTGATGACTGAGATTACAACGATCAAGTTCGAGCAAGATCAAGGCTGCACCAGCTCAAGTCATCATCATCAGGTACCATTCTTGAAGAAGCTCTCTCCTTCGTTTATGTTTGACAAAGCATTGTTTCGTAATAAGATAGCTGAGATTCTCGAGAGGTTGAAACTTCTTCTGCAACAGAAAGATGTGCTTGATTTGAAATCTGTTACACAAAACAGACACTTACAGAGATTGCCTGCTCCTTTGGCTCAAGAGTCTAGTGTTTATGGGAGGGATGATGATAAAGAGTCTATAGTGAATTCGTTGTTGTTGTCAGataataattatgatgatgttAATGGTAATAATAGTGATAAGATATCTGTGATTCCAATTGTGGGGTTGGGTGGAATTGGTAAGACCACACTTGCTCAGCTTGTTTATGATGATGAGAGAGTGAAAAAACACTTTGAGCTCAAAGCATGGGTTACAGTGTCAGTTGAATTCGACATTTTGAAAATAACAAGAATGATTTTGGAGAGGGTGTCGATGAAGAAATGTGAGAATGAGGACCTATATGAGCTTCAAACTAAGCTGAAAGAGGCTTTGTTGGGGAAAAAGTTTCTGATTGTTCTTGATGATGTTTGGAGTGAAAACTACTCCCTTTGGGATGTTTTAAGAAGTCCATTTGAATTTGGAGCAGAAGGAAGTAAAATCATTGTCACCACACGCAGTGAAATTGTTGCATCAAAAATGGGCAGTGTTCCATCTTATGAACTACAAGTAATGTCAGATGAAGATTGCTGGTGCTTATTTTCAAAACATGCCTTCAACAATGGAGACTTGAATGCATACTCAGATTTACAAGAAATTGGTAGAGAAATTGTTAAAAAGTGCAAGGGACTTCCTTTGGCAGTAAAATCACTTGCTGGTCTTCTGAGAGCTGTGCTAAATCCCGAAGAGTGGAGAAGAATTTTGAAAAGTGACATATGGGAATTGCAGCTGCAAGAAAatgacaacaacaacaacaacattctTCCAGCTCTGTGGTTGAGTTACTATTATCTTCCATCACATCTTAAGCGCTGCTTTGTATTCACCTCAGTGTTCCCTAAAGATTATgagtttgaaaaagaaaaaataatcttGATGTGGATGGCTGAAGGTCTTCTGCAATCTGACACAGAAAAAACACAAGAAGATGTTGGAGAAGAGTACTACCAAGCTTTAATTTTAAGGCTATTGTTCCAAAGATCAAGTAGAGATGAATCAACTTTCTTCATGCATGATCTTGTCCATGATCTTGCCATTTTTGTAGCAGGAAAGTTTTCTTTCAGGTTGGATGATGATAATCTACACAAGGTTGCTAGCGAAATTCGACATTTATCGTGCAAAAGTTATGTGAGTTTGTCTAAACTCAAGAGTTTGCGCACCTTCATTGCAATACCATCGTTCACATTAGATGGATCATCATCGGTAAATCACTTGGATTTGAGTGAGCATTTTTTCATAGGTGGGTGCTTGAGAGTACTCTCTTTATCTCATGCTTTGATCAAGAAATTGCCTGATTCAATAGGCAATTTGAAGCATCTAAGGTACTTGGATTTATCTTCCACTGAAATTGTTGAGTTGACTGAGTCCATTTGTTCTTTGTTCAATTTGCAAGCACTCCTCTTGTCCAATTGTCGAAATCTTACTCAGTTACCGGCTAACATGGGAAGTCTAGCCAACTTGCGCCACCTCGACATTGCAGACACACCAATCACAGAAATGCCAGCCTTAATGTCCAATCTGAAAGACTTGCAAACATTGCCTTATTTTGTTTTGAATGAACATGGTGGCTCTAGAATTAAGGAGCTAAGAGAGCTGCAGCATCTTCATGGAACACTTGTCATTGCAGGGCTTGAAAATATAGTCAATGTTGAGCATGTATTGGAGGCAAATTTGAAGGACAAGAAGTGTCTTAGAGCACTAAGCTTGAAATGGCAATATGGTGATATTGATGATTCACAAAAGGAAAGAGAAATACTTGATGGTCTCCAACCTCACACAAAGTTAGAGAATCTCTACATCAGTGGCTACAGAGGTACAAATTTCTCATCATGGATAGGAGACTATTCATATTCTAGTATGGTAGAGGTTCATTTACTTAACTGCAAAAGTTGTTGGTTTTTACCTCCATTTGGGCAGCTACCTTCCCTTAAAAAGCTTCAAATTTTGGCATTTGATAGTGTGGTAACAATAGGTGCAGAATTTTACTCGAGTGGTTCTTCTCAGGTGATCAAGCCATTTAGATCCTTAGAAATTCTGAATTTTCGCTTCATGTCGGAGTGGAAGGAGTGGTCATTCATTAAAGTCGAAGAAGGTGGAGTTTTTCCTCGTCTTAGGGAACTTAACCTTGAAGGTTGTCCAAAACTAAATGTACAGCTACCAAATTCTCTTCCCTCTTTAACAAAGCTTCAAGTATGGAGATGTAGACAACTGTTGCCTCTACTTCCAAGGCCTGATCACACTGCATTTCCATGCCTTAGGACTATGGATATATACATGTGCCCAGAACAAGAATCATTTTTGGAAGGTGGGTTCCCTTCAAGTATAACTTCACTTCAAATTTTCAACTGCAACAAGCTCGAGTCCCTCAATGGCAaaggctttcaaggcctgaattCTCTTCAAGAGTTGGTTATTGGTAGGTGTCAAGAGCTCAAATGTCTACCAGACGAAGGATTGCCTGATTCTCTTCTGCATTTGTGTATAAGTGATTGTCCTTTGCTACAACAGCGGTGCCAAAGAAATGAAGGTCAAGATTGGACTAAGATTGCTCATATTCCTCGAATAGATATTGATTGGGAACTGATTTGAAGTTCATTGAGCAGTTGTTCTCTTCTTTTAATGTTACTGCAAATTTATccatgtaatatatattttttaaccgTTTGTAATAACTCACTATGCCTAATTGTTGTATTTTTCCTCATTGTTTACTCTTCTTATAAGGTCTGACCAATTGATGCCTGCATGTAATTAACTGGGAAATATTTTTCACTCAATGTTGAACTTTTGTCAAGTTATTCAATTTTGACATGATAAAATTTGATGCTTCTAATCATTTCTCTACCAGGTATTACTATATTGTTGTTATTATGATGTTTGACTTCAAGTTGGTTTCAAAGTAGGTTATCTGTTGCATTCTCTGTTGGTGCTTTTTTTTTCActaaattattattatcagtTTTTTCTTATGATCCTTGTTGAAGTTCATTTTTTTTGGTTTTATGTGTACATAGATTGAAATAAGAACGTCTTGTTTGGGATAATGCAATAAAAAGATTTCACTTGGATATAAGACGTGATAAACAAAATAGGAATTTGAATGGATTAAATACCAAGCAGTGACAtataaatgaaaagaaaaggGTATTCTGCTCTTCAGCTTTTGATGTAAGTTATTCCCTAAAggttataaatttgaaaattGAAAAATATCTTAATATTGCACTCCAATAGTGACAATAGGACATTGTCAACCAATACTAATCAATTTCAGCTCATCTAATCTCTCTACTTTTTCTGTTGAACAGATTGAAAATAAGCACAGAGATATAACcttgtttgacattgttttctgttttttgttttcaaagttgtgttaACAAAAATGAGAACAGAAGACAACTTTTGTACTTTTAAAAAAACGAGAGGTGtctggttaatgttttctaaaaatcattttttagtttatttttttaaaatcttagataaaaaattaacaaatatatttagaaagatgaaaaatcttttaaaagtttgtactaaataatgagataaaataatttgaaagaaaaaatgataaaaaataaagagtgagaaagtaaggagagaaaatttgaagaaatatagaaattgagaagaaagaaattgatccaaaaaaaatgagagagaaggtGATGAGAAAAAAAGTGAAGAAAGAGAAGTGAGAAGAGAAAAAGTGATAAGAGAGGAAATTGCGAGAGAGAAAAAATAATGAAAGGGAAAATgatgatatattaagtgatgagagcAAAAGTGAGGATATAGTAAGTGATGAAAAAGAAAATGATGACATAATAAGTGATGCAAGAGAAAATAATAAGGATAGATGGAAaatgatgaaagaaaaaaaatgaaaagatagAAAGTGAGAAGAGATAAATAGCGAGAGAGAAAGTAAGGAGATAGACAGTGATGAGAGAtaaagtgatgtgagagaaagtAAAGAGATAGAAACTAATGGAAGAGAAAatgatgtgacaataaatgatgttagataataataattaaaaaagtgatgtgagaaaaaaaaagataaacaaaaaaaatttgagaacaacagaaaacaactttttgttgttctcaaaatttttagttttttgtaTCTTTGTTTTTAAAAtctgttttctgaaaacaatgccaaacaccccaacttgttttcaaaaaataatttttagcttttaaaaacaaaaaacaattttttagttaagaAACCAAACACCCTTATAAGTTTCCAATCTCCATGAGCCTAGCAACAATTATTAATTTTAGGTCACCTAAAATATTATGTTGTTAcgctaaagaaaataaaatattggttgtgtttggtaaaatttttgtttttgaatttttagaacacaaaattagaaatattaattttatttaaaaaaataaaaatatgttttttaaaacaaaaaataataaatacgtttgataaattttatttttattttttgtttaataatataaaatgatatgttgatttgaagaagataagaaaaaaaatgaaaagtaaaaaacggttttaaaaaaatttgaaagtgaaatttttttattttcaaaatttaatgaattttaattaaattttttaaaaataataaataaaaatagagttaccaaatactattttgtgtttaattttcaaatttttaattaattaaataaaaaactatttttttagagaatttataacaaATGGCCCAAATTAAGTGCATTTGAAACCCAATGTCCTCATTTTAAAAATTGTAGAAAAATGGCCTTTTAGATTattaatgtactaaattaccttACTGTATCATTTCTATCATATTTCTTAGCAAAACAATGTGAATGAGAGTGATATTAC is a window of Humulus lupulus chromosome 4, drHumLupu1.1, whole genome shotgun sequence DNA encoding:
- the LOC133829806 gene encoding putative disease resistance RPP13-like protein 1 isoform X1, giving the protein MAAEMVGGALLSSVLQTLFGKLASREVVDFFRRKKVDDGLLKNLKTTFLSVNILLNDAEEKQIRNPGVRKWLDELIEATYDVEDLMTEITTIKFEQDQGCTSSSHHHQKDVLDLKSVTQNRHLQRLPAPLAQESSVYGRDDDKESIVNSLLLSDNNYDDVNGNNSDKISVIPIVGLGGIGKTTLAQLVYDDERVKKHFELKAWVTVSVEFDILKITRMILERVSMKKCENEDLYELQTKLKEALLGKKFLIVLDDVWSENYSLWDVLRSPFEFGAEGSKIIVTTRSEIVASKMGSVPSYELQVMSDEDCWCLFSKHAFNNGDLNAYSDLQEIGREIVKKCKGLPLAVKSLAGLLRAVLNPEEWRRILKSDIWELQLQENDNNNNNILPALWLSYYYLPSHLKRCFVFTSVFPKDYEFEKEKIILMWMAEGLLQSDTEKTQEDVGEEYYQALILRLLFQRSSRDESTFFMHDLVHDLAIFVAGKFSFRLDDDNLHKVASEIRHLSCKSYVSLSKLKSLRTFIAIPSFTLDGSSSVNHLDLSEHFFIGGCLRVLSLSHALIKKLPDSIGNLKHLRYLDLSSTEIVELTESICSLFNLQALLLSNCRNLTQLPANMGSLANLRHLDIADTPITEMPALMSNLKDLQTLPYFVLNEHGGSRIKELRELQHLHGTLVIAGLENIVNVEHVLEANLKDKKCLRALSLKWQYGDIDDSQKEREILDGLQPHTKLENLYISGYRGTNFSSWIGDYSYSSMVEVHLLNCKSCWFLPPFGQLPSLKKLQILAFDSVVTIGAEFYSSGSSQVIKPFRSLEILNFRFMSEWKEWSFIKVEEGGVFPRLRELNLEGCPKLNVQLPNSLPSLTKLQVWRCRQLLPLLPRPDHTAFPCLRTMDIYMCPEQESFLEGGFPSSITSLQIFNCNKLESLNGKGFQGLNSLQELVIGRCQELKCLPDEGLPDSLLHLCISDCPLLQQRCQRNEGQDWTKIAHIPRIDIDWELI
- the LOC133829806 gene encoding putative disease resistance RPP13-like protein 1 isoform X2, which codes for MAAEMVGGALLSSVLQTLFGKLASREVVDFFRRKKVDDGLLKNLKTTFLSVNILLNDAEEKQIRNPGVRKWLDELIEATYDVEDLMTEITTIKFEQDQGCTSSSHHHQVPFLKKLSPSFMFDKALFRNKIAEILERLKLLLQQKDVLDLKSVTQNRHLQRLPAPLAQESSVYGRDDDKESIVNSLLLSDNNYDDVNGNNSDKISVIPIVGLGGIGKTTLAQLVYDDERVKKHFELKAWVTVSVEFDILKITRMILERVSMKKCENEDLYELQTKLKEALLGKKFLIVLDDVWSENYSLWDVLRSPFEFGAEGSKIIVTTRSEIVASKMGSVPSYELQVMSDEDCWCLFSKHAFNNGDLNAYSDLQEIGREIVKKCKGLPLAVKSLAGLLRAVLNPEEWRRILKSDIWELQLQENDNNNNNILPALWLSYYYLPSHLKRCFVFTSVFPKDYEFEKEKIILMWMAEGLLQSDTEKTQEDVGEEYYQALILRLLFQRSSRDESTFFMHDLVHDLAIFVAGKFSFRLDDDNLHKVASEIRHLSCKSYVSLSKLKSLRTFIAIPSFTLDGSSSVNHLDLSEHFFIGGCLRVLSLSHALIKKLPDSIGNLKHLRYLDLSSTEIVELTESICSLFNLQALLLSNCRNLTQLPANMGSLANLRHLDIADTPITEMPALMSNLKDLQTLPYFVLNEHGGSRIKELRELQHLHGTLVIAGLENIVNVEHVLEANLKDKKCLRALSLKWQYGDIDDSQKEREILDGLQPHTKLENLYISGYRGDQAI